In the Halobacteriovoraceae bacterium genome, one interval contains:
- a CDS encoding cache domain-containing protein yields the protein MQKLHRKSITETFLIISVIMTLFVVLFIGGSNIYSVYSIYRDDTNMFEEEYLEQHKKTLKLEVEQTELNIEKELGQLEKRLKLQISSRVNEGLNVAKNLFEKYQNEMPKKDIINLIRESLRSIRFNKGRGYYFMMNTEGVEILFADKPELEGKNLIKMKSTDGIFVVKEMLKIAKNNGEGFINYEWSKPNETEKNFSKISYVKYFKELDLIIGTGEYLDDVESDLKEEILSRLERTISKNLDYFWALRSDGTLLAHPFLTELKGRKILHLVDENGVNIIKEAINVAKNGGGFVRYKWNRPIKNNTSSKLTYVYPFKRWGWIIATGAYLDDLEVWTQTRKDQLQARLIDQILITILVMGLSFVLSTIVFRRATSRINKGFKIFQNLFEHPDSKLTEGQEKEFQFKEFQILSNSSKILEKYYQQINEEKIRAENALRARTEFLNNMSHEIRTPMNVIVGMADLIDESKMNEEQKMFLGSFQDACKTLLTIINDILDLSKLEAGKLDLDFNFFDLELKLKKIVQLFKNEVEKKGLKISYNIDEGIANFIETDEIRLSQVLSNLIGNSLKFTQSGEIDINVKLVEDYSKNQRIRFEVYDTGIGISKENIKTIFDEFNQGDASITKKFGGTGLGLSISSKLVRLLGGKLKVQSEFGAYTRFYFELDLVVNKTMESPKTLEVIVNQKTPIKKYSEAHFNKLKILAVDDTKDNLVIIQKFLKHPDIELDTVMSGRDGLKAINEKEYDLIFMDIQMPEMDGYETTKKVREIERKLGRPKTLIYALTAYAMQENIQRSLAAGCDGHITKPIRKGEMQKFILELVHNKLAS from the coding sequence ATGCAAAAACTGCATCGAAAAAGCATTACAGAAACTTTTCTCATTATCTCTGTGATAATGACTCTCTTTGTTGTTCTCTTTATTGGAGGATCAAATATCTATTCCGTATATAGTATCTATAGAGACGATACAAATATGTTTGAAGAAGAGTATCTCGAACAACATAAAAAAACTCTTAAATTAGAAGTTGAACAAACAGAATTAAATATCGAAAAGGAACTTGGTCAACTGGAAAAACGATTAAAATTACAAATCAGCAGTCGAGTAAATGAAGGACTAAATGTAGCTAAGAACCTATTTGAAAAATATCAAAATGAAATGCCTAAAAAAGATATTATTAATCTAATCAGAGAGTCTCTTCGATCAATACGTTTTAACAAGGGGAGGGGATATTATTTCATGATGAATACTGAAGGCGTAGAAATATTATTTGCTGATAAACCTGAACTTGAAGGTAAAAACCTAATCAAAATGAAATCAACAGATGGTATTTTTGTTGTTAAAGAAATGCTCAAAATAGCAAAAAATAATGGCGAAGGATTCATTAATTATGAATGGAGCAAACCAAACGAAACTGAAAAAAATTTCTCAAAAATTTCGTATGTTAAATATTTCAAAGAACTAGATTTAATTATCGGCACAGGTGAATATCTTGATGATGTTGAATCTGATTTAAAAGAAGAAATCCTATCTCGTTTAGAAAGAACAATTAGTAAAAACTTGGATTACTTTTGGGCATTGCGCTCAGATGGAACCTTATTGGCCCATCCATTCCTCACAGAGTTAAAAGGTAGAAAAATTTTACATTTAGTTGATGAAAATGGAGTAAATATTATCAAAGAGGCCATTAATGTCGCTAAAAATGGAGGTGGTTTTGTTCGCTATAAGTGGAATAGACCAATCAAAAATAATACTTCTAGTAAATTAACATATGTCTATCCCTTCAAAAGATGGGGCTGGATTATCGCAACTGGTGCCTATTTAGATGACTTGGAAGTTTGGACACAAACGAGAAAGGATCAACTTCAGGCACGACTAATTGATCAGATACTAATTACAATACTTGTTATGGGACTTTCTTTCGTTCTTTCTACAATCGTTTTTAGAAGGGCAACTTCAAGAATAAATAAAGGATTTAAAATATTTCAAAATCTATTTGAACACCCAGATTCAAAATTGACTGAAGGACAAGAGAAGGAATTTCAATTCAAAGAATTTCAGATTCTTTCAAATTCATCAAAAATTCTAGAAAAATATTATCAACAAATCAATGAAGAAAAAATAAGAGCAGAAAATGCACTTCGTGCTAGGACTGAATTCTTAAATAATATGAGTCATGAAATCCGTACGCCCATGAATGTTATTGTAGGAATGGCAGACTTGATTGATGAATCAAAAATGAATGAAGAACAAAAAATGTTTCTAGGATCTTTTCAAGATGCATGTAAAACATTATTAACAATTATCAACGACATTCTAGATCTCTCAAAATTAGAGGCCGGAAAACTAGATCTCGATTTTAACTTCTTTGATCTTGAATTAAAATTGAAAAAAATTGTACAGTTATTTAAAAATGAAGTTGAAAAGAAAGGACTCAAAATATCTTACAATATCGATGAGGGTATCGCCAATTTTATTGAAACGGATGAAATTCGATTGTCACAAGTATTATCTAATCTTATAGGAAATTCCCTCAAATTCACTCAAAGCGGTGAAATTGATATAAATGTAAAACTTGTTGAGGATTACTCGAAAAATCAAAGAATTCGGTTTGAAGTATATGATACTGGAATTGGAATTTCTAAAGAGAATATAAAAACTATCTTTGATGAATTTAATCAAGGAGATGCGTCAATTACCAAAAAATTTGGTGGTACTGGGCTAGGCCTTTCGATTTCATCAAAATTAGTTCGTCTCTTGGGTGGGAAACTAAAAGTTCAAAGCGAGTTTGGAGCTTATACTAGATTCTATTTTGAGCTCGATTTAGTGGTGAATAAAACAATGGAATCACCAAAAACACTAGAAGTAATAGTCAATCAAAAGACGCCAATAAAAAAATATTCTGAAGCTCATTTCAATAAACTTAAAATACTGGCCGTTGATGATACTAAAGACAATCTCGTCATTATCCAAAAATTTTTAAAACATCCAGATATTGAACTTGATACCGTCATGAGTGGGCGTGATGGACTTAAAGCAATTAATGAAAAAGAATACGATCTCATATTTATGGATATTCAAATGCCAGAAATGGATGGATATGAAACGACCAAAAAAGTAAGAGAAATTGAAAGGAAATTAGGACGTCCCAAAACCCTAATTTATGCTCTTACAGCTTATGCCATGCAGGAAAATATTCAGAGATCCCTTGCTGCCGGATGTGACGGACATATTACTAAACCAATAAGAAAAGGTGAAATGCAAAAATTCATTCTTGAATTGGTTCATAATAAATTAGCAAGCTAA
- a CDS encoding LysR family transcriptional regulator has protein sequence MIETSQLQTLVAVAQSQSFSRAAEQLGVTQSAISQSIKNLESKLKTPLFKRSGKKVVLTQEGEKLFEMAEHFLSSMEETLEQIKYAPEQMQGKIRIGTLNGVGKSWLAPEIFQFAKHYPDLKIFIKMGLQKDLVAEFEELKLDILILPTEYLPNVGKKVFLSDERSTLVFPKNHPAFKISKDITPLELQKFPTIMFEKNDHLYYTWFKTKFQIYPKNINIRYSINSHGHILHAVRDGMGVAVVPTHVLNRSILKNDVDTLGTDFEVVNYRMYMAYHKESEHLLRIQRVLEHLLKRPSPLI, from the coding sequence ATGATTGAAACGTCTCAATTACAAACATTAGTTGCTGTTGCTCAGTCTCAAAGTTTTTCACGAGCAGCTGAGCAACTTGGTGTCACTCAATCGGCAATTAGTCAAAGTATTAAAAACCTTGAGAGCAAATTAAAAACACCTTTGTTTAAGCGCTCTGGCAAGAAAGTTGTCCTCACTCAGGAGGGAGAAAAACTCTTTGAGATGGCAGAACATTTTCTTTCAAGTATGGAAGAAACACTTGAGCAAATAAAATACGCTCCTGAACAGATGCAAGGGAAAATTAGAATTGGTACATTAAATGGGGTAGGAAAATCTTGGCTGGCACCAGAGATATTTCAGTTTGCTAAACATTATCCTGATCTAAAAATATTTATTAAAATGGGGCTACAAAAAGATCTCGTTGCTGAATTTGAGGAGTTAAAACTCGATATCTTGATTTTACCGACAGAATATCTTCCAAATGTTGGGAAAAAAGTTTTCTTAAGTGACGAACGCTCTACATTAGTATTTCCAAAAAATCACCCAGCTTTTAAAATTTCTAAAGATATAACCCCATTAGAGTTACAGAAATTTCCAACGATCATGTTTGAAAAAAATGATCACCTTTATTACACATGGTTCAAAACGAAGTTTCAAATCTATCCAAAAAACATTAATATACGCTATTCAATCAACTCACATGGCCATATATTACATGCTGTTAGAGATGGGATGGGTGTAGCAGTTGTACCTACTCATGTATTAAATCGCTCAATTCTTAAAAATGATGTAGATACATTAGGAACAGATTTCGAAGTGGTAAACTATAGAATGTATATGGCCTATCATAAAGAAAGTGAACATCTTTTGAGAATTCAAAGGGTTCTAGAACATTTACTGAAAAGACCTTCACCACTCATATAA
- a CDS encoding CCA tRNA nucleotidyltransferase — translation MSIAIPELPIEIRDIVDFLFSNGYYLTAVGGCVRDLLFFDKISLDWDFEIRSINNHKLQEEELKKVFENISKNFQLQIIELPYCIFKFNINHYEFEISCPRREIYTDNEVGHKNFEAILDSSMNYIESFKRRDLTINALGVEYIGPQSILIDPYSGLQDGRNAILKHISSDFSRDPVRLLRLIRFCKTSNFKISEQTKLLINKFDLSKLSWHYIVKESKDIGLSFLLLKIKKISIENNIKIHRSLKFLYEKMSTIEETNEIEDIFLRQLDSFELRDFEELEYFNLSKSFILKAKNIKDTLLEFKNNSVLTKLLKHCEKNSFEELLNKEQNKKLLKSIKILTKKYLSHKSLVLKIADIYDINLNQFENYILSSDLVISADKLDQISPALRQDFVIYKKLRKD, via the coding sequence ATGAGTATTGCTATCCCTGAACTTCCAATAGAAATAAGAGATATAGTCGATTTCCTTTTTTCAAATGGTTACTATCTAACGGCCGTTGGTGGATGCGTTAGAGACCTGCTTTTTTTTGATAAAATATCCTTAGATTGGGATTTTGAAATTAGATCAATTAACAATCACAAATTGCAAGAAGAAGAATTAAAAAAAGTGTTTGAAAATATATCTAAAAATTTTCAACTTCAAATTATTGAACTTCCGTATTGTATATTTAAGTTCAATATCAATCATTATGAATTTGAAATTTCATGTCCAAGAAGAGAAATCTATACCGATAATGAAGTCGGTCATAAAAACTTTGAGGCCATTTTAGACTCTTCAATGAATTACATTGAATCTTTCAAAAGACGAGATTTAACAATTAATGCTCTAGGAGTAGAGTATATTGGTCCCCAATCTATTCTTATTGATCCATATAGTGGATTGCAAGATGGAAGAAACGCTATCTTAAAACATATCTCCTCAGATTTTTCTAGAGATCCTGTGAGGCTACTTAGACTTATTCGTTTTTGTAAAACCAGCAATTTTAAAATATCAGAACAAACCAAATTATTAATTAATAAATTTGATCTCAGTAAGTTGAGTTGGCACTATATTGTTAAAGAATCAAAAGATATTGGACTTTCTTTTCTATTATTAAAAATCAAAAAAATTTCCATTGAGAATAATATTAAAATTCATAGATCTTTAAAATTTTTATATGAGAAAATGAGTACAATTGAAGAAACTAATGAGATCGAGGATATATTTCTTAGACAACTTGACAGTTTCGAATTACGAGATTTTGAAGAGCTTGAATATTTTAATTTGTCTAAAAGCTTTATTTTAAAGGCAAAGAATATAAAAGATACTCTTTTAGAATTTAAGAACAATAGTGTTTTAACAAAATTGTTAAAACACTGTGAGAAGAATTCATTTGAAGAACTTTTAAACAAAGAACAAAATAAAAAATTACTCAAATCCATTAAAATATTAACAAAGAAATACTTATCTCATAAAAGTTTAGTTTTAAAAATTGCTGACATTTATGATATAAATTTAAATCAGTTTGAAAATTATATATTGTCATCTGATTTGGTAATATCTGCCGATAAACTCGATCAAATAAGTCCAGCGTTAAGACAAGATTTTGTTATCTATAAAAAATTAAGAAAAGATTAG